In Devosia litorisediminis, one genomic interval encodes:
- a CDS encoding CoA transferase — protein MIDLSLLEPMFSVLRPDAAIFRHTGNVKERIGSASNTSCPRNVHVCRDGIYLALSGSIQGGN, from the coding sequence ATGATCGACTTGTCCCTGCTCGAACCCATGTTCTCCGTGCTGAGGCCGGACGCTGCCATCTTCCGCCACACGGGGAACGTCAAAGAGCGCATAGGCTCGGCCTCCAATACGTCCTGTCCGCGCAATGTCCATGTCTGCCGGGACGGCATATATCTGGCGCTCTCCGGCTCCATCCAAGGCGGAAACTAA
- a CDS encoding sensor histidine kinase, translated as MSDQNDAYGFLAGGGEMGALMRAYDWQGSALGAPDGWPQSLRLTIRLMLHSRQPMFIWWGSDLIQFYNDAYRETMGPAMHPAALGAKGRECWADIWSIIGPQIDYVMSGHGSTWQDDQLVPINRHGQPESVWWTYGYSPIDFEGAVGGVLVVCSDVSDKHRYTQELQSRTERLGQLFEQAPGFIAILRGPNHVFELTNASYRKLTGRDEASLIGKPVRDAVPDAGGQGFFELLDQVYQTGEPFVGRRVPIELQPDEKTEAETFYLDFIYQAIRESDGTISGIFVEGQDVSDHVLAEERLTLINGELQHRVKNTLAMVQAIANQTLKPVIDREPVETFEKRLFALSRAHDTLVQENWSQADIRIATSSSLSAFGVADRVAVKGPSVELGPNAILSLSMILHELTTNAVKYGALSVERGHVSITWEVVDKEDCPFLQFDWQEREGPAVVKPEHRGFGSKLISRGIDGTGEVALDYAPSGFAAHFTAPLSALTRV; from the coding sequence ATGTCCGACCAGAACGACGCATACGGTTTTCTCGCCGGCGGCGGAGAAATGGGCGCCCTTATGCGTGCTTATGACTGGCAAGGGTCAGCTCTAGGCGCTCCTGATGGCTGGCCGCAGAGCCTGCGTCTGACCATTCGACTAATGCTGCATAGTCGCCAGCCCATGTTTATCTGGTGGGGCTCCGATCTTATCCAATTCTACAATGATGCCTATAGGGAGACCATGGGCCCCGCCATGCATCCGGCTGCATTGGGTGCCAAGGGGAGAGAATGCTGGGCAGACATCTGGTCTATTATTGGACCGCAGATCGACTACGTCATGTCGGGCCACGGTTCGACCTGGCAGGATGACCAGTTGGTGCCGATCAATCGGCATGGCCAGCCTGAAAGCGTGTGGTGGACCTATGGCTACTCACCAATAGACTTTGAAGGTGCCGTCGGCGGTGTTCTGGTTGTTTGCAGCGATGTCAGCGACAAGCATCGTTATACCCAAGAGCTGCAGTCCCGTACGGAGAGACTGGGCCAGCTGTTTGAGCAGGCACCAGGGTTTATCGCCATACTGCGCGGACCTAACCATGTCTTTGAGCTGACAAATGCGTCCTATCGCAAGTTGACCGGGCGGGACGAAGCAAGTCTCATCGGCAAGCCGGTACGCGATGCTGTTCCTGACGCCGGAGGGCAGGGGTTCTTTGAACTGCTTGATCAGGTTTATCAGACTGGTGAACCATTTGTCGGCCGCCGCGTACCCATTGAGTTGCAGCCTGACGAGAAGACTGAAGCTGAAACGTTTTACCTCGACTTCATCTACCAGGCGATCCGGGAGTCTGACGGGACAATCAGCGGCATCTTCGTGGAAGGTCAGGATGTATCAGACCATGTGCTGGCCGAAGAGCGGCTGACCCTGATAAACGGCGAGTTGCAGCATCGGGTCAAGAATACGCTGGCAATGGTGCAGGCTATCGCCAACCAGACGCTGAAACCGGTAATCGATCGCGAACCGGTTGAAACCTTCGAAAAGCGCCTGTTTGCCCTGAGTCGGGCCCATGACACGCTTGTGCAGGAAAACTGGTCGCAGGCCGATATTCGTATTGCCACCAGTTCTAGCCTGAGTGCGTTTGGGGTGGCCGACCGCGTTGCCGTCAAGGGCCCAAGTGTTGAGCTCGGCCCAAATGCCATTTTGTCGCTATCGATGATCCTGCATGAGTTGACGACCAATGCGGTCAAATATGGAGCACTCTCGGTCGAACGCGGTCACGTATCGATCACATGGGAGGTTGTAGACAAGGAGGACTGTCCGTTTCTGCAATTTGATTGGCAGGAGCGTGAAGGGCCCGCCGTTGTCAAACCGGAGCATCGCGGGTTTGGCTCGAAGCTGATTAGCCGCGGGATCGATGGAACCGGCGAGGTCGCCCTGGATTATGCTCCGTCAGGGTTTGCTGCGCATTTCACAGCACCACTGAGCGCACTAACGCGAGTGTAG
- a CDS encoding response regulator, with amino-acid sequence MVFQRGNPVVLVVEDEAMILLDTVDMLENAGVTAIEAANARQALSILEDQSGVDVVFTDIDMPGDMNGLALAAEIRSRWPAIPVILTSGHMKPELHQLPPETSFFSKPYNQRELLTKISGLISSG; translated from the coding sequence ATGGTCTTTCAACGCGGTAATCCGGTTGTGCTTGTCGTTGAAGACGAAGCCATGATCCTGCTCGATACGGTGGACATGCTCGAGAATGCAGGGGTGACAGCCATTGAAGCGGCCAATGCGCGCCAAGCACTGTCCATCCTTGAGGATCAGTCTGGCGTCGACGTGGTATTCACTGACATCGATATGCCCGGAGACATGAACGGCTTGGCGCTGGCAGCCGAGATCCGATCGCGCTGGCCGGCAATTCCCGTTATTCTCACATCGGGCCACATGAAGCCGGAATTGCATCAACTGCCGCCTGAGACGTCATTTTTTAGCAAGCCCTACAACCAGCGCGAACTGCTCACCAAAATATCGGGATTGATCTCCTCCGGGTAG
- a CDS encoding response regulator transcription factor, which produces MINNLLIVEDVAEAREWLTGIAREAFPQSAISTAQTVAGAVARVDEQSWDMALIDLGLPDGSGLDVIRRIRKQTPDTICVVTTVLGEDAHIVAALSAGAQGYLLKGQPSTLIQRQLGQLEQGMPALSPTIARRIMEHFQRTGPIESDTEKLTARELEVLSLIAKGLRNADVAQALGLAETTIATHIKAIYRKLGISTRAEAAVHANRLGLT; this is translated from the coding sequence GTGATCAACAATTTGCTGATCGTAGAGGATGTCGCCGAGGCGCGGGAATGGCTCACCGGCATCGCACGGGAGGCTTTCCCCCAATCGGCCATCAGCACCGCACAAACCGTTGCGGGCGCGGTTGCCAGGGTCGACGAGCAGAGCTGGGACATGGCACTGATCGATCTGGGACTACCCGACGGGTCGGGGCTGGATGTAATCCGCCGCATTCGAAAGCAGACACCCGATACCATCTGTGTGGTCACCACCGTGCTCGGAGAAGATGCGCATATCGTTGCTGCACTGTCCGCAGGAGCCCAAGGATACTTGCTCAAAGGCCAGCCAAGCACGCTGATCCAGCGTCAACTTGGGCAACTTGAGCAAGGCATGCCCGCTCTCTCGCCCACCATCGCCCGGCGAATCATGGAACATTTTCAACGCACGGGTCCTATTGAGAGCGATACAGAGAAGCTGACAGCGCGTGAACTCGAGGTGCTTTCCCTGATTGCCAAGGGGCTACGCAACGCCGATGTCGCCCAGGCGCTGGGACTGGCGGAGACAACCATCGCAACCCACATCAAGGCCATCTATCGCAAGCTTGGCATCTCCACACGGGCTGAAGCCGCTGTGCACGCCAACCGACTTGGTCTGACCTGA